DNA sequence from the Juglans microcarpa x Juglans regia isolate MS1-56 chromosome 5S, Jm3101_v1.0, whole genome shotgun sequence genome:
GGTAAGAGTCAAGAAACTATGGAACCGACGAGAGAGACCGCCGATAAAGCGGCTGAGAAGGCAAGGGAGGCTAAGGATGCTGCGGCAGAGAAAGTCAGGGACACTAAGGATGCTGCAGCGGAGAAGCCCAAGGAGTGCAAGGACTATACGACTGAGAAGGCGAGGGAGACCAAAGATGCGGCGAGGCAGAAGATGGAGGAAGAACGGGATGAAATGGAGAGGGAAGAGTCACAGCAACAGCAAGAGACGCCTGGTATCATTTGGTCTGTGTTGAAGGCAGTTGAGCATGCCAAGGAAACTGCAATTGGCAAGAGTCGGGAAACTGCGGAGTCGACGCGAGAGACCGCAGAAAAAGCTGCTGAGAAAGCTAAGGAGGCAAAGGATGCTGCAGCAGAGAAAGCAAGGGAGTCTAAGGATACTGCAGCGGAGAAGTCGAAGGAGTACAAGGActgtacgactgagaaggcaaGGGAGACCACAGATGCGGCGAGGCAGAAGCTGGAGGAGTATACTGGGTCGGCTGCCGAAAAGGCGAAGCAGACGGAGGAGTCGGCTAAGGAGAAGATGAGTGACTACGCGGAGAAGGCAAAAGAGACTAAGGACTCGGCACTGGGGAAAGCAGAAGAGTATAAGGACTATGCGGCGGAGAAGGCAAGGGAGGCGAAGGACAAGACGTTGGGAAAGGCGAGCGACTACAAAGACTATCATGTAGCGGAGAAAGCAAAGGACGACACGGAAGACAAGGCAAAGGAGGCAGCCGAGAAGTCAAAACAGGGGCAAGATGCTACGGCGGAGAAGATGGAGGAGTACAAGGATTACACTGCTGAGAAAGCAAAAGAAGGGAAGGATACTACTTTAGGTAAGCTTGGCGAGCTGAAAGATTCGGCTGCTGATGCTGCCCGAAGAGCTATGGATCTCTTGTCTGGTAAGAAAGAGGAAGCCAAACAGAAGGCGGAAGAAACCAAAGAGGCAACCAAGGTATATAATGACACATCATAATTCCAGCTAGAGCGCTTCTTTTGATTCTATTGAAATATGAGAAGCTATTTTTGCAGGAAAAGTTGAGCGAAAAGGAGGAGGAAGCAAGACCGAAGATGGAAGAGTTGAAGCTTCAAGGTAAGGATGAAGATGCCCAGAAGGACCGTGAAGACGAGGTCAATGGAGCTGAAAGGTAACAACTTTATATAAGATATGAAAAATGTACGCATTTTGCTAGGAAACACAGATTGAGTTGGCCAGGCATCTATCTTTACCATTACGCTTAGGATATACATGAAGCCtctataatatgttttattaatgtGTGCTGTGCATGCAAGTTatggattttattttgataCGAGCAACGTATATGACTCATTGATTTGGTTAGGATGACTGTGGCTTGGGGGCAATACTATTTTGAGCTCCGTTTAAAGTTCGTTTCGTGAGGGTTGTAAATGAGGgggtttttttctctttgatttgTGGGCGTGACAATTAATAGAGAGCTTGCTGTTTTGACAAGGGGGATCGCGGCTAAGGGCAACATTTTCAGTGCCATTGGCAGTGTGACGGAGGCCATTAAAGGAAGGCTCACTCAACCATCGGATGTGGTGGAAGAGACGTGCGCGGCCGGCGAGCACGGCGGTTCTGGAAGGAAGAAAGGAGAGATCGAGGTGGACGTTGAAGAGACCCGACCAGGATATGTGGCGGCAAAGCTGAAAGAGGGTGATCAGATTAGCGGTCAGACTTTCAACGAGGTGGGCCGTATAGAGGATGAGGGTACCCGTACCATACGTTTGGATTGCCGGGAAAAATAGTAATCACGTACGCCCACCGGGTCCCAGGGTGTGGGTGGGCTATTGCCtgtatatttttgtttctgtttatgTAAGTCTTCCTACTTCCTAGTTTGTGTTTTCTTGGGTACGTTCTTGATTCGCTGTGTGTACGGGCCGAGTGGCCCGAGTCCCTCTTTTAAGGCTTTAATAAGTTTGTTCGGGGAGAAATTCTCTTCTCTTTATAACAGTTTCGAccagattatttttttttttaaaggaaaaactGGACAAAGCTTTGAAAACCAAGCCTGGTTCAGTTTGTTTTCAGGCAGCTGTACGTGTAACTTCACTAGCAGCTGGTTCAGTTTGTTTTCTACCTTCTCTTCTGTTGCTCCCGTCACATTGAAATTATTGGATCATCAAGCTGAGCACTAgcattagatttttttttatatgcatctTGATTTtgcgtattaaaaaaaatgtttacattatattatgtatctttgaattaaataataataaaatattattattttttattttttttcttaaaattattattatttatatattttacaattagctccatgtgctcaaaaatataaatttcatatatttaaatattaccaatttcatatatcaaaataaccacttttatcaataaatattaatatgtactaaaaaatattttatatcatcaacttaatgcaaatttcatatatcaaaatcatgttaatataaatttcaaaaagttgattttaatgagtaggagagagaaaaaatatattaaaaataatgttttaagaGTGATTAATGAAGAAGCACTATTCGTAtctatgtaaaaatttaaagatacatAAGTTAatatagatgaatttaaagacatattatgtaaatatgaagataaaaataaagatggATAAGCCATTGTTGGTGCTCCCGAGTTGAGTACTAAAATATCTATGAATAAAGGTGATGCGCATATATGAAACTGACGTTTTTTAAGACAGATATCTTGAGATTTATTGATACCGTCATTTTGGTGGAAGAATACCATGGTAGCATCCATCCAATCTAACTAGGAAAAGAACAAGTATAATGCAAACTAAACCAACCCGTGTGACAAAAACTACttacagaaaacaaaaaaaactatacaAAGACCAAAAAAGCAGAGCAACCTAAACATCCTCAAATTACTTTCTCCTCAAATACGGCTGGCCAAGCTTATCCAGTCTTATTACTCCTCGCATCAGCAACGGCAATTGTGTAGCAGAGTATGTAATAACCGATTCCCTTTTAGCACCCATTTTTGGCATGTAATCCGCTGCAGCATTAGATTCTTTGTAGTAGTGTTTAACTATGCAGCTAATTTCATCCAAAAAACACGTAGATAATAGAGACGTTGTTGTGCTTGTactcataaatattaattaaggcCATTTAATTTTAAGGTAATGATGATCATGTACATACTGCATGAATCAGTAGTACTAGTACGTACCCATGCATGCAGCAGtaccatgcatatatacaaTTACGACCTTGCAGCTTAATTAAAATCATGGCAGATTGGCagctatatattataaattaattaattacgcACCATGACTTGCCTGGTTTATTAAGCTAGAGCGACTagtttaatttgtttatataataataatctgaTCCTAGCtaacacaaaattataaaatagttgtattgTAATATAAACGAATTAACTTGCAGCTTGCTTGCCTTAAACAACATTAATATGTATGGAACTACgtaatttacaatttaacgtcATCTTAGAGAACGTACTGTGTGCATGCTTGGAGTTGGGCTTCCTTCAGCTTTGTTTTCCTTCCAAGGCTACTCTTTTATCTTTGTGTAAAAGTGCATTAAGCTCATTACTTACGTGAAAtccaacttaattaatttattgatatCCATTTTGATCTTTTTCCGGCCTAATCCTTTgcgcagaaaaagaaaacgtcCTCTAATTTTTAATTCCATAAAGAAAACGAACGGTTACGTATTCAACTGAAACAACCGGATTCGGATGCTTCCTACCGCCCGGGTGTAATCCGGACAGATACACCCGGATCTACCCGAATTTCTGGGTTACGGATTCCGATTGCACACCCTTAAGCAAGACTGTGGGCATGATTTCGAGGTTCTATTAGATCGGCACCTTATGTGTATCACGTCTGTTTCTGACATGCATGCCCAGGCTGCCACTTGTGCAGCACTGCGTCGTACGTCCAATTATCTAACCTCAGAGCtaagaaaatcatttatattgTTCAACTCCGACGGAGCAGTACACGTACACCACTTAAATGTTCTCATCTGTCAATGACAATCTTGTGCtggttttgtaaatttaattccATTTTTATGCCAATTTCGCTGTCACGATTACATGGAAGGAAATTAttctattactatatatacttccataattattaatgtaattaaacTAAGAACGAGGCTATGTTTATgcaattaattaagaaattaataccataaattaatttattatttctgCAGTAGTCTATATTCCGGCTCTTCCCTCCTCTGATGCCCGCGCGTGATGCATGGGGTCTATTCATGCCAAACGTACCCGAAGTAGACGCTGATCTTATATATACATCTCGGGAGAGGCAGAAAATAACGTGGTTGGGGTAGGTGTTCTGAGAAATAGCCAATAAGGGAGTCGGTTGTTCCTAGAGCCAACGTCTTAAGTTCTTAACAATGGCCCCAAGGGGATTGGTGCTCTATCTCCTATCGGGTTTCTCTATGGCTATTCTCTCGGTTCTATTCGTCAGCCATCCGAATTATAATAACTCGTACCAAAACGGGTTGACATCTACAAACCTCGCTCTACCGCACTCCCTGTATGGATCCATCACCAAAACTGTTTGGCCCGTATGTCTCTGTTAGGGAATCATTCACATTTATTTTAACTCTGTTTGTAATTGTTTTATATCAGGGacttgttatttgtttactGGGTTTTCGTTTCTCGATGCAGGAATTAGAGTTCAGTTGGAGAATTGTGTTGGCGACGGTGATAGGATTTCTGGGATCGGCTTGTGGAACTGTGGGTGGAGTGGGAGGGGGAGGCATTTTTGTTCCTATGCTTACTTTGATCGTTGGGTTCGATACCAAGTCTGCTGCTGCGCTTTCTAAATGTAACCCCCAGCATCCATTTGTCTGCTCTCaatttcctctcttcctctgttctCTGTCTCTGTCAAATTCGTTTCATTCTTGTCATTTAAGTGGGTTTTATTGATCTTTGGTGGATTTCATTTGAATTGTACGTTGCCCATTTGGTCCTAATTTTCAAAGTTCTGTGCTTGTTCCTCGTACTTTTTCGCTTTTCCCACTGTTCCCTAGAAgcgatttttttctttcctttccctgTAGGAAAAGGAATCAGTTATAACTGGCAAAAACATGTACCACTTTTATCGAATGGccaatcatataattattttcttttaagatgtATACCATATCATATGGTTCTTGGAATTTGCTTACGCTCGAGGTTCCTTGCATGTGGCCAATAAATGGTTGCAGGTATGATAATGGGGGCATCCGCATCATCAGTCTGGTACAATCTAAGAGTTCTACATCCAACAAAGGAAGTGCCAATCATAGATTACGATCTTGCTCTTCTCTTCCAGCCCATGCTCATGCTTGGCATCACCATTGGTGTCGCGCTGAGCGTCGTCTTCCCCTACTGGCTCATTACCGTCCTCATCATTATTCTCTTCTTGGGTTTGTTTAAAAATCATGAATATCCAccacttttttttatgttccaTTCGCTTTTGTACAAGAAATAGCtattagatgaatttaaatgtgtCCGTGCTGACAGAGAGCCTTTTTCCCCCCTCAATGAGCAGGAACCTCATCAAGGTCTTTCTTCAAGGGAATTGAGATGTGGAAGGAAGAGACTGTTTTGAAGGTGACCTTCTATGATTTCTCAATTCTTTCCTACAATAACCTTTTTCTACAAAAGTAGCTCATTTTAAAGTAATGATTGTTGGGGGAAAAATTGCAGAAAGAAATAGCCAATAGACGAGAAACTGTGGTCAACTCTCGTGGTGAACGTAAGAAAGCATATTCACATGTATAGATTTGTATAAATCTCATAAACCATCTGAAATGAATGGAAATGAtgaattttactttcttttgttTGTAATCTGCAGTTCTGATAGACACCCAGTATGAGTCATTGGTGCCTAGAGAAGACAAAGCTCAAATGGTGAGCAAAAGTTTACTTCATAATCTTTGAAGTTCCCCCCTTTTGCATGGCGAGACTAACTGATACGATGGTCCATATCTTTCAGCAAATATTATGTCTCAACCTCAGGTGGAAAAGGATTTTGGTGCTACTACTTGTATGGGTATCTTTCCTAGCCTTGCAGATCGTCAAGGCaagtaccccccccccccccctctctctctctctctctctctctctgtttgtgAGACTCCATGTCcttaattatgctattaaatGTATCTAACAGAATGATGTAGAGGTTTGCAGTGCATGGTATTGGGTGCTCTTCTGCGTACAGGTAATGCGCATGACTAGCTTCCAGCAAACTTGACTATcattacctttttcttttctttttacttttctgtTGTGGGGTTGACCTCACCGGTACTTGTTGGTCGCTTCTGCATCAGTTTCCCATAGCACTCGGAGTGTTTGGGTATGAAGCAGTCAAGCTGTACAGAGAAcacaagaagaggaagaggacgGGTAATGCTGAATCAATTTGCGAGGCTTCCATCGAATGGACTGTAACGCACATTGCCTTCTGCTCGCTCTGTGGGATCTTGGGAGGCACCGTTGGGGGCCTACTTGGTTCTGGTGGTGGATTCATTCTAGGTCCGCTACTCCTTGAGATTGGTGTCATCCCCCAGGTACGTACAATCATCACTATATAATGTGCGCACTAAATATTCCATGCGTGTATGATTGTACTTCTGGATAACAGTTGAAAATCACGACTCGTTTATCATGGCTTTGTGTGGCCAAGCAATGGTGTTATTGGGCTACAGAACTCAATCCTCAGACAGTCTGAGCCTCCGGGAAGGAATATGGTTCTTGTTTAAGTACTGAAAATTAATGTTCTGTAGCATATTGTCTAAAAAGGATTCTCCCAAGTTTTGACAGAAGTAACGATGAAACCGCAAGATGTTCAACAAAAATTATGGTTTTTATTCACAGGTGGCAAGTGCAACAGCAACATTTGTCATGACGTTCTCTTCATCCTTGTCCGTGGTGGAGTTTTACCTTCTCAAGAGGTTCCCTATTCCCTATGGTATACATGAATATGGCAGTATCTCAATGGTGTCCACTTTAATATTAGCACCTTTTTATTAAAGTATTACTAGTAATATTGACCactgtttttttgtattttttcagcTCTATACCTCACGTCGGTGTCTGTTTTAGCTGGCTTTTGGGGACAGTTCTTCATAAGAAAACTAATCACAATTCTTAGAAGAGCATCAGTTATTATATTCATTCTCTCTGGCGTCATCTTTCTTAGCGCTCTCACAATGGGTAAAAACAATCTCCTATGCCTAGGATTGTATATGTTTGAATTACCTAAAGTTTTTTGGGGTATATATTTTACCATTGTCTATTAATTAGATTATCATGGCTAATGAGCttagctttctttttcttgtggaGAAATTCCGCAGGGATCATTGGTATTGAGACTAGCATCGAAATGATACGCAATCACGAGTTCATGGGATTTTTAGGGTTCTGTAGCAGTCAGTGATCCCTAGCAAGGCTTAGAGATGGATGGTAACGGAAAGTGGTAGAAACAGAGGTGAAAGTTACAAGAAGAAGCTAGTAGCGGAGGAGCCTTGGCCAATACCTAGTTGACCCACCCTCTcctccaaaaaacaaaaatcatagaATCTG
Encoded proteins:
- the LOC121268615 gene encoding late embryogenesis abundant protein ECP63-like isoform X1, with the protein product MASWKEFKEERAEAALRLAASDLRDVDREGGNEERAKLEMEADQSQQQQQDETPGIIGSVLKAVEHAKEAVVGKSQETMEPTRETADKAAEKAREAKDAAAEKVRDTKDAAAEKPKECKDYTTEKARETKDAARQKMEEERDEMEREESQQQQETPGIIWSVLKAVEHAKETAIGKSRETAESTRETAEKAAEKAKEAKDAAAEKARESKDTAAEKSKEYKDCTTEKARETTDAARQKLEEYTGSAAEKAKQTEESAKEKMSDYAEKAKETKDSALGKAEEYKDYAAEKAREAKDKTLGKASDYKDYHVAEKAKDDTEDKAKEAAEKSKQGQDATAEKMEEYKDYTAEKAKEGKDTTLGKLGELKDSAADAARRAMDLLSGKKEEAKQKAEETKEATKLFLQEKLSEKEEEARPKMEELKLQGKDEDAQKDREDEVNGAERGIAAKGNIFSAIGSVTEAIKGRLTQPSDVVEETCAAGEHGGSGRKKGEIEVDVEETRPGYVAAKLKEGDQISGQTFNEVGRIEDEGTRTIRLDCREK
- the LOC121268615 gene encoding embryonic protein DC-8-like isoform X3 — encoded protein: MASWKEFKEERAEAALRLAASDLRDVDREGGNEERAKLEMEADQSQQQQQDETPGIIGSVLKAVEHAKEAVVGKSQETMEPTRETADKAAEKAREAKDAAAEKVRDTKDAAAEKPKECKDYTTEKARETKDAARQKMEEERDEMEREESQQQQETPGIIWSVLKAVEHAKETAIGKSRETAESTRETAEKAAEKAKEAKDAAAEKARESKDTAAEKSKEYKDCTTEKARETTDAARQKLEEYTGSAAEKAKQTEESAKEKMSDYAEKAKETKDSALGKAEEYKDYAAEKAREAKDKTLGKASDYKDYHVAEKAKDDTEDKAKEAAEKSKQGQDATAEKMEEYKDYTAEKAKEGKDTTLGKLGELKDSAADAARRAMDLLSGKKEEAKQKAEETKEATKLFLQEKLSEKEEEARPKMEELKLQGKDEDAQKDREDEVNGAERMTVAWGQYYFELRLKFVS
- the LOC121267378 gene encoding sulfite exporter TauE/SafE family protein 4-like; translated protein: MAPRGLVLYLLSGFSMAILSVLFVSHPNYNNSYQNGLTSTNLALPHSLYGSITKTVWPELEFSWRIVLATVIGFLGSACGTVGGVGGGGIFVPMLTLIVGFDTKSAAALSKCMIMGASASSVWYNLRVLHPTKEVPIIDYDLALLFQPMLMLGITIGVALSVVFPYWLITVLIIILFLGTSSRSFFKGIEMWKEETVLKKEIANRRETVVNSRGELLIDTQYESLVPREDKAQMQILCLNLRWKRILVLLLVWVSFLALQIVKNDVEVCSAWYWVLFCVQFPIALGVFGYEAVKLYREHKKRKRTGNAESICEASIEWTVTHIAFCSLCGILGGTVGGLLGSGGGFILGPLLLEIGVIPQVASATATFVMTFSSSLSVVEFYLLKRFPIPYALYLTSVSVLAGFWGQFFIRKLITILRRASVIIFILSGVIFLSALTMGIIGIETSIEMIRNHEFMGFLGFCSSQ
- the LOC121268615 gene encoding embryonic protein DC-8-like isoform X4; the protein is MASWKEFKEERAEAALRLAASDLRDVDREGGNEERAKLEMEADQSQQQQQDETPGIIGSVLKAVEHAKEAVVGKSQETMEPTRETADKAAEKAREAKDAAAEKVRDTKDAAAEKPKECKDYTTEKARETKDAARQKMEEERDEMEREESQQQQETPGIIWSVLKAVEHAKETAIGKSRETAESTRETAEKAAEKAKEAKDAAAEKARESKDTAAEKSKEYKDCTTEKARETTDAARQKLEEYTGSAAEKAKQTEESAKEKMSDYAEKAKETKDSALGKAEEYKDYAAEKAREAKDKTLGKASDYKDYHVAEKAKDDTEDKAKEAAEKSKQGQDATAEKMEEYKDYTAEKAKEGKDTTLGKLGELKDSAADAARRAMDLLSGKKEEAKQKAEETKEATKEKLSEKEEEARPKMEELKLQGKDEDAQKDREDEVNGAERMTVAWGQYYFELRLKFVS
- the LOC121268615 gene encoding late embryogenesis abundant protein ECP63-like isoform X2; its protein translation is MASWKEFKEERAEAALRLAASDLRDVDREGGNEERAKLEMEADQSQQQQQDETPGIIGSVLKAVEHAKEAVVGKSQETMEPTRETADKAAEKAREAKDAAAEKVRDTKDAAAEKPKECKDYTTEKARETKDAARQKMEEERDEMEREESQQQQETPGIIWSVLKAVEHAKETAIGKSRETAESTRETAEKAAEKAKEAKDAAAEKARESKDTAAEKSKEYKDCTTEKARETTDAARQKLEEYTGSAAEKAKQTEESAKEKMSDYAEKAKETKDSALGKAEEYKDYAAEKAREAKDKTLGKASDYKDYHVAEKAKDDTEDKAKEAAEKSKQGQDATAEKMEEYKDYTAEKAKEGKDTTLGKLGELKDSAADAARRAMDLLSGKKEEAKQKAEETKEATKEKLSEKEEEARPKMEELKLQGKDEDAQKDREDEVNGAERGIAAKGNIFSAIGSVTEAIKGRLTQPSDVVEETCAAGEHGGSGRKKGEIEVDVEETRPGYVAAKLKEGDQISGQTFNEVGRIEDEGTRTIRLDCREK